One window of Magallana gigas chromosome 2, xbMagGiga1.1, whole genome shotgun sequence genomic DNA carries:
- the LOC105331128 gene encoding protocadherin-9, with the protein MLLVTFLISCVFAVHGTKTTLHVAEESDLNSLIGHAGNEVLQSLPESARSDLVYSMIGTGEHTNLVKLNKQNGNLYTAELIDRESTCGNRELCSINLKVALYSSKASYFEILDVEILIDDINDHAPRFALDSINVNVPESTPLGTVITSVTAIDRDSTQKYRNVTYDAQNTEMFGLQVTQTKDNVPVALLILLQPLDRESREAYSVLVSAADGGQKSESSEINIDITVTDVNDNYPQFGQPSYNISVQENATIGTIVLTVTASDEDIRDNGRITYGISGDTTFFSLFFMIDKYTGDILVKGDLTLISGEHFELEIVCEDHGEQPLSSKVNLTLSVLDVVNNPPMIDVNILSGGGGRTSDNLTALVPESSETGTVVAFLSVTDRDTEDNGNVSCSVSGREFELQDVPSSGYIIVSRLPLDRETTDKYDFTVTCIDAGAPPLSSTVSITVLVQDVNDNAPVFSKKSYFASIVENNEPGKQIVSLLASDKDLDNNSRIRYYIQGKNLDFAIDSRSGALKAKRSFDREHTSEYEVTIVATDSGFPPLSATTTVFVSVIDVNDNAPSFKVSHFQFFVLENMPAGMKVGQLSATDKDVGVNGNLLFSVTEGYKNTIPFIVFQDGSIKTSETLDREEKDRYVFQVKAYDLGSPTIVSTADVTVRLVDDNDNAPVINYPNKENETIVVFSEKTVGSTVAVIQANDADDSGPNSDLEFSIVSGNEQKVFILDNTFGTLRINKEREIQADETFSLRILVSDKGYHRKTAETKLNIILKYVDDTRQSDGGPRNAMVTTSVVAITVVAAAAITTILCIFRRNAQKKKKEKQNRAQPIKQSQQVVPIESLIYKPVATKQVTFTEEKELKKADMTSSTTDYEDLDNMELYNSTGTSMFTNSLIECKTKMLMDDCSDDSDCGTNYDSGKGGSYLDVYKLNRMRNLGYFGPKRPPIEKMDVMDII; encoded by the exons ATGTTGCTTGTTACCTTCCTGATTTCCTGTGTATTTGCGGTCCACGGAACAAAAACTACACTTCATGTTGCAGAAGAGTCCGATCTAAATTCTCTCATTGGACACGCCGGGAACGAGGTCTTACAATCTTTACCAGAATCAGCCCGCTCAGATCTCGTCTACAGTATGATAGGAACCGGCGAACATACAAACCTTGTCAAACTGAACAAACAGAACGGCAACCTGTATACAGCGGAACTCATTGATCGGGAGTCCACGTGTGGAAACCGAGAATTGTGCTCAATTAATCTCAAAGTGGCGTTATATTCTTCCAAAGCCAGTTACTTTGAGATTTTGGATGTGGAGATTCTGATAGACGACATAAACGACCACGCTCCAAGGTTTGCCCTGGATAGCATTAACGTCAATGTCCCCGAGTCTACTCCATTAGGAACCGTCATCACATCAGTCACAGCCATCGACCGCGACTCCACGCAAAAATATCGCAACGTCACTTACGACGCACAGAATACAGAAATGTTCGGGCTGCAGGTTACACAGACCAAAGATAATGTTCCAGTTGCATTGCTTATCCTGCTCCAGCCCTTGGATCGTGAGTCGAGAGAGGCCTACAGTGTTCTGGTATCGGCGGCGGACGGAGGACAGAAATCGGAATCCAGTGAGATCAACATCGACATCACAGTCACAGACGTCAACGATAACTACCCACAATTCGGGCAACCCAGTTATAACATCTCAGTCCAAGAAAACGCCACTATAGGGACCATCGTCTTAACAGTGACTGCGTCTGATGAGGACATTAGGGACAATGGTCGCATCACTTACGGGATTTCAGGAGACACCACCTTCTTCTCATTGTTTTTCATGATTGACAAATACACGGGCGATATTTTGGTGAAAGGAGACCTGACCCTCATCAGTGGTGAGCACTTTGAGCTTGAGATAGTGTGTGAAGATCATGGAGAGCAGCCTCTGTCGTCAAAAGTGAACTTAACTCTCTCTGTACTGGATGTAGTGAACAATCCCCCGATGATTGACGTTAACATTCTGTCTGGAGGAGGCGGACGAACAAGCGACAACCTGACGGCCCTGGTACCGGAATCCTCGGAGACGGGCACTGTAGTAGCATTCCTGAGCGTCACAGACAGAGACACAGAAGACAACGGCAACGTCTCCTGCTCTGTGTCCGGCCGGGAATTCGAGCTCCAAGATGTTCCTTCCTCCGGATACATCATCGTCTCACGGCTACCACTCGACAGAGAAACTACGGACAAATATGATTTCACAGTCACATGCATTGATGCAGGAGCCCCTCCTCTCTCTTCGACCGTCAGCATTACAGTTCTCGTCCAAGATGTCAATGACAATGCCCCGGTGTTCAgcaaaaaatcttattttgcaTCAATCGTCGAAAATAACGAACCTGGAAAACAGATAGTTTCTCTTCTGGCTTCAGACAAGGACTTGGACAACAACTCTCGGATAAGATATTATATCCAAGGTAAAAACTTAGATTTTGCAATAGATTCCAGATCAGGTGCCCTGAAAGCCAAGAGGAGTTTTGACAGAGAGCATACCAGTGAATATGAAGTAACAATTGTAGCGACAGATTCTGGTTTCCCTCCTCTCTCTGCAACAACAACAGTTTTTGTGTCAGTCATCGATGTTAACGACAACGCACCGTCTTTTAAAGTGTCACACTTCCAGTTTTTCGTACTAGAAAATATGCCAGCCGGCATGAAGGTCGGACAGCTGAGTGCTACAGACAAAGATGTCGGTGTAAATGGCAATCTGTTGTTTTCTGTCACCGAGGGTTATAAAAATACCATTCCATTTATTGTTTTCCAAGACGGTTCCATAAAAACAAGTGAAACTCTAGACAGAGAGGAGAAAGATCGATACGTGTTTCAGGTTAAAGCTTATGATTTGGGTTCCCCAACAATTGTGTCAACAGCTGACGTCACAGTTCGGCTTGTAGATGACAACGACAATGCGCCGGTTATCAATTACCCCAACAAAGAAAACGAGACAATCGTTGTCTTTTCGGAAAAAACGGTCGGCTCCACGGTTGCTGTGATCCAAGCAAACGATGCCGATGATTCAGGGCCGAACAGCGACCTTGAGTTCAGCATTGTTTCTGGAAACGAACAGAAAGTTTTTATCCTGGACAATACATTTGGAACCCTCAGAATAAATAAGGAGAGAGAAATTCAAGCAGATGAAACATTTTCACTGCGCATTCTTGTGAGTGACAAGGGCTACCATAGGAAAACTGCAGAAACAAAGTTAAATATCATTCTCAAATATGTGGATGACACGAGACAGTCAGATGGAGGACCACGCAACGCCATGGTAACCACCTCTGTGGTAGCAATTACTGTGGTTGCTGCGGCTGCCATAACCACTATTCTCTGCATCTTTAGGAGAAACGcccaaaagaagaaaaaagaaaaacagaatCGTGCCCAGCCTATCAAGCAGTCTCAGCAAGTAGTCCCCATAGAGAGCCTTATCTATAAACCCGTGGCAACAAAACAGGTCACCTTTACCGAGGAAAAAGAGCTGAAAAAAGCCGATATGACGTCATCGACAACCGACTACGAAGACCTAGACAACATGGAGCTGTATAATTCCACAGGAACCTCCATGTTTACCAACTCGCTGATTGAGTGCAAG ACCAAAATGCTGATGGATGATTGCAGTGACGACTCGGATTGCGGGACCAACTACGACAGCGGGAAAGGCGGAAGCTACCTGGACGTCTATAAACTTA ATAGAATGAGAAACCTTGGATATTTTGGTCCAAAACGTCCACCTATTGAAAAAATGGATGTTATGGATATTATATGA
- the LOC105331127 gene encoding glycine receptor subunit alpha-3 isoform X2 gives MKRICKTKLRTALSFLYFINVSWSYSRMQRTDLLMRIRNYKDLENPPNYDSDKITVIEADLNVNSFDSINEASMDFKISVMLHLRWINHLITNQFTSVKSTLEYVEMDATKMGRLWVPDLYFPNEKRSSFFNVMTDNKMMRLHRNGTVDYTTRLALTLSCPMNLERFPFDKQTCSIKIESFGYTTSSLQLRWSNISENAVALNQTSLPQFEVTGRNYSHRERTHRFRGNFSYLQADFHLERNIGYYMIQMYIPSLLIVLLSWVSFWLNVNSVPARISLGVLSVLTITTQSSAVNASLPRVSYIKAIDIWMTTCLVFVFAALIEFSMANVLSRNSSSEKEFLQRIFRMTKIGRIEKEKNGNDVTIGLRRRRQSQTDGEKKDLIVNEFGNVNLKSEANEKAEKVEQNKGLVYASYLDIACRVLFPAIFAIFNIIYWVYFWKLTIN, from the exons ATGAAAAGAATCTGTAAAACAAAGCTGCGGACGGCGCTTTCTTTTCTGTATTTCATTAACGTTTCATGGAGTTATTCCAGAATGCAAAG GACGGATCTATTGATGCGCATTCGGAATTACAAGGATTTGGAAAACCCACCAAACTATGATTCAG ATAAAATCACGGTCATCGAGGCCGACCTGAATGTAAACAGTTTCGATTCCATCAACGAGGCAAGCATG GACTTTAAGATTTCCGTGATGCTCCACCTGCGCTGGATCAACCACCTGATCACGAACCAGTTCACGTCCGTGAAGAGCACGTTGGAGTACGTGGAGATGGACGCCACTAAGATGGGGCGCCTCTGGGTCCCCGACCTATACTTCCCCAACGAGAAGCGCTCCAGCTTTTTTAACGTGATGACCGACAACAAGATGATGAGGCTTCATCGGAACGGGACCGTCGACTACACCACTAG ACTAGCGTTAACACTCTCCTGCCCCATGAACCTGGAGAGGTTTCCGTTTGACAAACAAACATGTTCGATTAAAATAGAAAGTT ttggATACACAACCAGCAGTTTACAATTACGGTGgtcaaatatttctgaaaatgcTGTCGCGTTAAACCAGACCAGTCTTCCCCAGTTTGAGGTCACTGGAAGAAACTATTCGCACCGGGAGAGGACCCACAGATTTAGAG GAAATTTCAGTTATCTCCAGGCTGATTTTCATTTGGAACGCAACATAGGctattatatgatacaaatgTACATTCCTAGTCTCCTCATAGTTTTGCTTTCTTGGGTGTCGTTCTGGCTTAATGTAAACTCAGTTCCTGCCAGAATTTCCTTAGGCGTACTTTCAGTTCTCACAATAACAACCCAGAGTTCTGCAGTCAATGCGTCACTTCCTCGAGTTTCATATATCAAAGCTATTGATATCTGGATGACGACGTGTTTAGTATTTGTATTTGCCGCTCTGATTGAATTCTCTATGGCTAATGTTTTAAGTCGGAACAGCAGCTCCGAAAAGGAATTCCTACAGCGCATCTTCCGGATGACTAAGATTGGGCGCATAGAGAAGGAGAAAAACGGAAATGATGTCACTATAGGTTTGCGCCGTCGTCGACAAAGTCAAACGGATGgtgaaaaaaaagat cTCATTGTGAACGAGTTCGGCAATGTCAATCTGAAGTCAGAGGCCAATGAGAAAGCAGAGAAGGTAGAGCAGAACAAGGGTCTAGTCTACGCCTCCTATCTGGACATTGCATGCAGAGTTCTCTTTCCTGCGATATTCGCCATCTTTAACATCATATACTGGGTTTATTTCTGGAAACTTACTATCAACTAA
- the LOC105331127 gene encoding glycine receptor subunit alphaZ1 isoform X1, which yields MEMLRFWSVVASFSVFVTASNVRVGQNDPKEKRTDLLMRIRNYKDLENPPNYDSDKITVIEADLNVNSFDSINEASMDFKISVMLHLRWINHLITNQFTSVKSTLEYVEMDATKMGRLWVPDLYFPNEKRSSFFNVMTDNKMMRLHRNGTVDYTTRLALTLSCPMNLERFPFDKQTCSIKIESFGYTTSSLQLRWSNISENAVALNQTSLPQFEVTGRNYSHRERTHRFRGNFSYLQADFHLERNIGYYMIQMYIPSLLIVLLSWVSFWLNVNSVPARISLGVLSVLTITTQSSAVNASLPRVSYIKAIDIWMTTCLVFVFAALIEFSMANVLSRNSSSEKEFLQRIFRMTKIGRIEKEKNGNDVTIGLRRRRQSQTDGEKKDLIVNEFGNVNLKSEANEKAEKVEQNKGLVYASYLDIACRVLFPAIFAIFNIIYWVYFWKLTIN from the exons ATGGAGATGCTCAGATTCTGGTCCGTTGTTGcttctttttctgtttttgtcaCTGCATCAAATGTACGTGTAGGACAAAATGATCCGAAAGAAAAAAG GACGGATCTATTGATGCGCATTCGGAATTACAAGGATTTGGAAAACCCACCAAACTATGATTCAG ATAAAATCACGGTCATCGAGGCCGACCTGAATGTAAACAGTTTCGATTCCATCAACGAGGCAAGCATG GACTTTAAGATTTCCGTGATGCTCCACCTGCGCTGGATCAACCACCTGATCACGAACCAGTTCACGTCCGTGAAGAGCACGTTGGAGTACGTGGAGATGGACGCCACTAAGATGGGGCGCCTCTGGGTCCCCGACCTATACTTCCCCAACGAGAAGCGCTCCAGCTTTTTTAACGTGATGACCGACAACAAGATGATGAGGCTTCATCGGAACGGGACCGTCGACTACACCACTAG ACTAGCGTTAACACTCTCCTGCCCCATGAACCTGGAGAGGTTTCCGTTTGACAAACAAACATGTTCGATTAAAATAGAAAGTT ttggATACACAACCAGCAGTTTACAATTACGGTGgtcaaatatttctgaaaatgcTGTCGCGTTAAACCAGACCAGTCTTCCCCAGTTTGAGGTCACTGGAAGAAACTATTCGCACCGGGAGAGGACCCACAGATTTAGAG GAAATTTCAGTTATCTCCAGGCTGATTTTCATTTGGAACGCAACATAGGctattatatgatacaaatgTACATTCCTAGTCTCCTCATAGTTTTGCTTTCTTGGGTGTCGTTCTGGCTTAATGTAAACTCAGTTCCTGCCAGAATTTCCTTAGGCGTACTTTCAGTTCTCACAATAACAACCCAGAGTTCTGCAGTCAATGCGTCACTTCCTCGAGTTTCATATATCAAAGCTATTGATATCTGGATGACGACGTGTTTAGTATTTGTATTTGCCGCTCTGATTGAATTCTCTATGGCTAATGTTTTAAGTCGGAACAGCAGCTCCGAAAAGGAATTCCTACAGCGCATCTTCCGGATGACTAAGATTGGGCGCATAGAGAAGGAGAAAAACGGAAATGATGTCACTATAGGTTTGCGCCGTCGTCGACAAAGTCAAACGGATGgtgaaaaaaaagat cTCATTGTGAACGAGTTCGGCAATGTCAATCTGAAGTCAGAGGCCAATGAGAAAGCAGAGAAGGTAGAGCAGAACAAGGGTCTAGTCTACGCCTCCTATCTGGACATTGCATGCAGAGTTCTCTTTCCTGCGATATTCGCCATCTTTAACATCATATACTGGGTTTATTTCTGGAAACTTACTATCAACTAA
- the LOC105331127 gene encoding glycine receptor subunit alphaZ1 isoform X3, with protein MRIRNYKDLENPPNYDSDKITVIEADLNVNSFDSINEASMDFKISVMLHLRWINHLITNQFTSVKSTLEYVEMDATKMGRLWVPDLYFPNEKRSSFFNVMTDNKMMRLHRNGTVDYTTRLALTLSCPMNLERFPFDKQTCSIKIESFGYTTSSLQLRWSNISENAVALNQTSLPQFEVTGRNYSHRERTHRFRGNFSYLQADFHLERNIGYYMIQMYIPSLLIVLLSWVSFWLNVNSVPARISLGVLSVLTITTQSSAVNASLPRVSYIKAIDIWMTTCLVFVFAALIEFSMANVLSRNSSSEKEFLQRIFRMTKIGRIEKEKNGNDVTIGLRRRRQSQTDGEKKDLIVNEFGNVNLKSEANEKAEKVEQNKGLVYASYLDIACRVLFPAIFAIFNIIYWVYFWKLTIN; from the exons ATGCGCATTCGGAATTACAAGGATTTGGAAAACCCACCAAACTATGATTCAG ATAAAATCACGGTCATCGAGGCCGACCTGAATGTAAACAGTTTCGATTCCATCAACGAGGCAAGCATG GACTTTAAGATTTCCGTGATGCTCCACCTGCGCTGGATCAACCACCTGATCACGAACCAGTTCACGTCCGTGAAGAGCACGTTGGAGTACGTGGAGATGGACGCCACTAAGATGGGGCGCCTCTGGGTCCCCGACCTATACTTCCCCAACGAGAAGCGCTCCAGCTTTTTTAACGTGATGACCGACAACAAGATGATGAGGCTTCATCGGAACGGGACCGTCGACTACACCACTAG ACTAGCGTTAACACTCTCCTGCCCCATGAACCTGGAGAGGTTTCCGTTTGACAAACAAACATGTTCGATTAAAATAGAAAGTT ttggATACACAACCAGCAGTTTACAATTACGGTGgtcaaatatttctgaaaatgcTGTCGCGTTAAACCAGACCAGTCTTCCCCAGTTTGAGGTCACTGGAAGAAACTATTCGCACCGGGAGAGGACCCACAGATTTAGAG GAAATTTCAGTTATCTCCAGGCTGATTTTCATTTGGAACGCAACATAGGctattatatgatacaaatgTACATTCCTAGTCTCCTCATAGTTTTGCTTTCTTGGGTGTCGTTCTGGCTTAATGTAAACTCAGTTCCTGCCAGAATTTCCTTAGGCGTACTTTCAGTTCTCACAATAACAACCCAGAGTTCTGCAGTCAATGCGTCACTTCCTCGAGTTTCATATATCAAAGCTATTGATATCTGGATGACGACGTGTTTAGTATTTGTATTTGCCGCTCTGATTGAATTCTCTATGGCTAATGTTTTAAGTCGGAACAGCAGCTCCGAAAAGGAATTCCTACAGCGCATCTTCCGGATGACTAAGATTGGGCGCATAGAGAAGGAGAAAAACGGAAATGATGTCACTATAGGTTTGCGCCGTCGTCGACAAAGTCAAACGGATGgtgaaaaaaaagat cTCATTGTGAACGAGTTCGGCAATGTCAATCTGAAGTCAGAGGCCAATGAGAAAGCAGAGAAGGTAGAGCAGAACAAGGGTCTAGTCTACGCCTCCTATCTGGACATTGCATGCAGAGTTCTCTTTCCTGCGATATTCGCCATCTTTAACATCATATACTGGGTTTATTTCTGGAAACTTACTATCAACTAA